One Natronomonas gomsonensis genomic window, GCAGTCTGTAAACACGAAGACCACCTCTGGGATGTGATTAAACAACTCTCGATACCCACTGAGGAGGTCCACGACCAGCGCCAATCACACAAAACCACATACGAAACCGACTCTGTTCTTCGGGCATTTCTCTACCAGAACATACGAGGATTCAGCCAGGCCGAATTCGCCTCGCGACTCTCTCAGAGACCCATCTTGCTCAACTGCTTCGGCTTCGAATCCGCTCCAACCCAACAAACCCTCTCACATAGCTGGAATCAGCTTGACCAACAGGGCAAAGCAGTCATCGAAGCCGCTGCGACTGGAATTGCTAAAGAAGCTGCCGAGCACGGCATCATCTCGGAGGCACTCACCGTCGACACGCCAGACGACGGCGGGCCGCAACCGGACAAAGAACGCGATTATCGACGAACAAAGACGACCAAAACAATCCAGCTCGCCAGAAAACATGCGCTAACAGAATTCGACACAGGACGCGCCCCCCATCGCACGTACTCGGATGCGGACATCTGGGATATGTTCGCTCGGCTCTGTGATCGAAACGGAAGTGCCCACGCCGAAAGCGAGTATGGCTGGCTCACTGCAGATGACCTAACCTGTCATGGCTCGACCTTCCTCAGAGCAATTAAAAAAGCCGGCACACCCAAAGACAGCGAAACGCAACTCACGCTGGCTGACTTCGAACACGACGACCCGCTGCCGCGAATCAATCGAATTCGAGACTCCCTCATGGAGTCGTTCGATGCAGCAACCCACAACATCATCAACTCAATTCGTGGTGATGACCCCTTCGACGACCGCAACACTGTCGCCGCAATCGACATTACACACGAACAATTCCACGCCTCACCATGGACGGACAAAGCCGCTGGGTCCGTGAAGGCAGACTTCCCAGCGATGGTGAGTGGATATAAGAAAGGCGGTGAGTACAAGCG contains:
- a CDS encoding transposase, with product MSATPPSIASSIVTHASAVCKHEDHLWDVIKQLSIPTEEVHDQRQSHKTTYETDSVLRAFLYQNIRGFSQAEFASRLSQRPILLNCFGFESAPTQQTLSHSWNQLDQQGKAVIEAAATGIAKEAAEHGIISEALTVDTPDDGGPQPDKERDYRRTKTTKTIQLARKHALTEFDTGRAPHRTYSDADIWDMFARLCDRNGSAHAESEYGWLTADDLTCHGSTFLRAIKKAGTPKDSETQLTLADFEHDDPLPRINRIRDSLMESFDAATHNIINSIRGDDPFDDRNTVAAIDITHEQFHASPWTDKAAGSVKADFPAMVSGYKKGGEYKRGYKYATITLVGDHVPIILGIEPVKENSKWEPADSSSFSKADLVDRLLEKAQRFVDLDEVLFDRGFYSHDVYATVHDRGLIYTSPVPTYEDDYEVIADIEAHETADAAVNHDVPFGHGGEIHHHAEMLYVPSQSDDADGAYAVFVTNRDRVEPNEIQRVCNGYRRRWDIENQYKSIKEFLPKTSSKDYRVRLCNFAFASLIYNLWRLTDYLVKVGLDKDIRSSPVVTAKTFVRALGEHLRKFG